One window of the Roseovarius sp. THAF9 genome contains the following:
- a CDS encoding CIA30 family protein encodes MRLPLNEPGRWTYVGDTVMGGVSEGAARVETQSGQPVLRLTGQVSTANNGGFIQTRTKLDTAPSADAYGVVIEARGNDQRYFVHLRTTGTSLPWQYYQAAFDVTSDWREYRLPFEAFKPSGNLLRAVPDADSIRSVGIVAFGRNHQADISVRLVGFY; translated from the coding sequence ATGCGCCTGCCCCTGAACGAGCCCGGCCGCTGGACATATGTCGGTGACACGGTCATGGGCGGCGTCAGCGAAGGCGCGGCCCGCGTCGAAACCCAAAGTGGACAGCCTGTGCTGCGCCTGACAGGCCAGGTCAGTACCGCCAACAACGGCGGCTTCATCCAAACCCGCACCAAGCTCGACACAGCGCCGTCCGCCGATGCCTACGGTGTCGTGATAGAGGCCCGCGGCAACGATCAACGTTATTTCGTGCACCTTCGCACCACCGGCACCTCCCTGCCCTGGCAATACTACCAAGCGGCCTTCGACGTCACATCAGACTGGCGCGAATACAGGCTGCCTTTCGAGGCTTTCAAGCCGTCCGGCAACCTCCTGCGCGCGGTGCCCGACGCGGACAGCATCCGCAGCGTCGGGATCGTCGCCTTCGGGCGCAACCACCAGGCCGATATCAGCGTCCGCCTAGTTGGATTCTATTAA